One window from the genome of Spiractinospora alimapuensis encodes:
- a CDS encoding glycine cleavage T C-terminal barrel domain-containing protein, translating into MAITENPEILLYSRIRKSPFFYASRRHGVHTYSVYNHTYHPRHYGDPVGEYWNLLTGVTLWDVGVERQVEITGPDAFAFTNMLVPRDLNKCQVGQCKYVFITSPEGGIINDPVLLRLGENHFWLSLADSDVLLWAKGLAQNSGMDVTITEADVGPVQVQGPKSKEVMVDLFGESVLDIGYYFCAEFDLNGMSVVVSRTGYTSELGFEIYLRNASRDGVRLWDTVLEAGRPHGLEVIGPCHIRRIEGGILSHGCDISLDTNPFEVGYGYEVSWMVDLDQEADFVGKAALQKIRDEGVSRKLAGVTIDGPPLGSFNDGSMIDFFEVREPDSGLAIGKVTSACFSPRMEQNIGFAMVPIGHAALGTELIVVTPQGEQTARVVEKPFVDPKKNLPKQDLRELVTG; encoded by the coding sequence ATGGCCATCACGGAGAACCCGGAGATCCTGCTGTACAGCCGGATCCGCAAGTCGCCGTTCTTTTACGCCTCACGCCGGCACGGCGTGCACACCTACAGCGTGTACAACCACACGTACCACCCGCGTCACTACGGCGACCCGGTGGGCGAGTACTGGAACCTGCTGACGGGTGTGACCCTGTGGGACGTCGGCGTCGAGCGCCAGGTGGAGATCACCGGGCCGGACGCGTTCGCCTTCACCAACATGCTGGTGCCACGGGACCTCAACAAGTGCCAGGTGGGGCAGTGCAAGTACGTCTTCATCACCTCACCCGAGGGCGGCATCATCAACGACCCGGTGCTGCTGCGCCTAGGAGAGAACCACTTCTGGCTGTCCCTCGCCGACAGTGACGTGCTGCTGTGGGCCAAGGGGTTGGCACAGAACAGCGGCATGGACGTCACGATCACCGAGGCGGACGTCGGCCCCGTGCAGGTGCAGGGCCCGAAGTCCAAGGAGGTCATGGTCGACCTGTTCGGCGAGAGTGTGCTGGACATCGGCTACTACTTCTGCGCGGAGTTCGACCTCAACGGGATGAGTGTCGTGGTGTCCCGCACGGGTTACACCTCCGAGCTGGGCTTCGAGATCTACCTGCGCAACGCGAGTCGGGACGGCGTGCGGCTGTGGGACACCGTGCTGGAGGCCGGACGTCCGCACGGGCTGGAGGTCATCGGGCCGTGCCACATCCGCCGGATCGAGGGCGGCATCCTCTCCCACGGATGCGACATCAGCCTGGACACCAACCCCTTCGAGGTTGGCTACGGCTACGAGGTGAGCTGGATGGTCGACCTCGACCAGGAGGCCGACTTCGTCGGAAAGGCGGCGTTGCAGAAGATCCGGGACGAGGGAGTCAGCCGCAAGCTCGCCGGCGTCACGATCGACGGCCCCCCGTTGGGGTCCTTCAACGACGGATCGATGATCGACTTCTTCGAGGTGCGGGAGCCGGACAGCGGGCTCGCGATCGGCAAGGTGACGTCGGCCTGCTTCTCACCGCGGATGGAACAGAACATCGGGTTCGCCATGGTGCCGATCGGTCACGCGGCGCTGGGCACCGAGCTCATCGTGGTGACACCCCAGGGGGAGCAGACGGCACGCGTGGTGGAAAAGCCGTTCGTCGACCCGAAGAAGAACCTGCCCAAGCAGGACCTCCGCGAGCTGGTGACCGGATAG
- a CDS encoding methylenetetrahydrofolate reductase C-terminal domain-containing protein produces the protein MATFLELVEHSVKKPVWDCRMCGQCVLHSTGLTCPMTCPKTLRNGPCGGVRPDGTCEVKPEMRCVWVKAWRRSDYLPWSEDPEQPRPPVDNQLWGTSSWTNLLTGRDKQTPRGWDDASDDGEDDR, from the coding sequence ATGGCCACGTTCCTGGAGCTCGTCGAACATTCCGTGAAGAAACCCGTCTGGGACTGCCGCATGTGTGGGCAGTGCGTCCTGCACAGCACTGGCCTCACCTGCCCCATGACCTGCCCCAAGACACTGCGCAACGGTCCGTGCGGCGGTGTCCGTCCCGACGGCACCTGCGAGGTCAAACCGGAGATGCGCTGCGTGTGGGTCAAGGCGTGGCGGCGCTCCGACTACCTCCCCTGGTCGGAGGACCCGGAACAGCCCCGCCCACCGGTCGACAACCAACTGTGGGGCACCTCGTCGTGGACCAACCTCCTCACCGGCCGGGACAAGCAGACCCCACGGGGCTGGGACGACGCATCCGACGACGGGGAGGACGACCGATGA
- a CDS encoding methylenetetrahydrofolate reductase, whose translation MNQLRTRLESGEPVVTAELPVIDGGGLAAVRAHVARLAPHVDAVNATDNTAAHAHVSNVSIAIALAHLGVDPILQVVCRDKNRLALQADIMGAALHGVVNVCCLTGDDVTAGDEPEARRVFDLDSPQLVRTASALANGRYLSGRAIDPPPDLFVGAVENPGAPPYAERVRRATQKAAAGARFLQLQTCYRPELLEAFTERAVQDGLTETTAMLATLCLVRGPRALRYMDDNVPGIEIPDPLIAGVEGATDPREAAYQVALEQARHALALPGIRGLHIIDFRHDDTVERLRADLGLTRAPAVEPESAEIPATAPH comes from the coding sequence ATGAACCAGCTACGCACCCGCCTGGAGTCCGGCGAACCGGTGGTCACCGCCGAGCTACCGGTCATCGACGGGGGCGGCCTGGCCGCGGTACGCGCACACGTCGCCCGTCTCGCGCCCCACGTGGACGCCGTCAACGCGACGGACAACACCGCCGCCCACGCCCACGTGTCGAACGTGTCCATCGCCATCGCCCTGGCACACCTGGGCGTTGACCCGATCCTGCAGGTCGTGTGCCGGGACAAGAACCGCCTGGCGCTCCAGGCCGACATCATGGGCGCCGCCCTGCACGGCGTCGTCAACGTCTGCTGCCTCACCGGGGACGACGTGACGGCCGGCGACGAGCCCGAGGCACGGCGCGTCTTCGACCTCGACTCCCCGCAGCTCGTGCGCACGGCCAGCGCGCTCGCCAACGGCCGCTACCTCTCCGGACGCGCGATCGACCCCCCGCCCGACCTCTTCGTCGGCGCGGTGGAGAACCCGGGCGCACCGCCCTACGCCGAACGTGTCCGCCGAGCCACCCAAAAGGCCGCCGCCGGGGCCCGCTTCCTGCAACTCCAGACCTGCTACCGGCCGGAACTACTCGAGGCCTTCACCGAACGCGCCGTCCAGGACGGGCTCACCGAGACCACCGCGATGCTCGCCACCCTGTGCCTCGTCCGCGGACCTCGCGCCCTGCGCTACATGGACGACAACGTCCCCGGCATCGAGATCCCCGATCCGCTGATCGCCGGCGTCGAAGGCGCCACCGACCCGCGCGAGGCCGCCTACCAGGTCGCTCTCGAACAGGCACGCCACGCGCTCGCACTGCCCGGCATCCGCGGGCTCCACATCATCGACTTCCGCCACGACGACACCGTCGAACGGCTCAGGGCCGACCTCGGCCTCACCCGCGCCCCAGCCGTCGAGCCGGAGTCCGCCGAGATCCCCGCCACCGCGCCCCACTGA
- a CDS encoding LysR family transcriptional regulator, with amino-acid sequence MARVLIRQLEYLVALSRERHFARAAAACSVTQPALSAGIRKLEDELRVPIVRRGNRFQGFTPEGERVLRWAHRAVAACDALMSDARSAREGLTGMLRVGMVPTAVDPVGYLCAQMQRHHPRVRLRVRECAPAEVQRGLAGGEFDVGVTYLDTTRSPHEGRVCPLYHERYVVLAQADGCFAGRLHVDWEELDQVPLCVPAHPAPERGVLEETARGVGARLDVRAEVGSVPGMLAYLRHAPGAAIVAASWLEVLSLPDDVVPVPLREPDTVSHVGVVAAPRGPVPDVAEEFLTCARRMTAGAAVPAPRPGTEPGGPVGDPAPGTGVWPPRQGWTAGNP; translated from the coding sequence ACGACACTTCGCCCGCGCGGCCGCGGCGTGCAGCGTGACCCAACCGGCGCTGTCCGCGGGGATCCGCAAGCTGGAGGACGAGCTCCGCGTCCCCATCGTGCGCCGCGGCAACCGGTTCCAGGGCTTCACTCCGGAGGGTGAGCGGGTTCTCCGGTGGGCGCACCGGGCGGTGGCGGCCTGCGACGCACTGATGAGCGACGCCCGCTCCGCCCGCGAGGGCCTGACGGGGATGCTGCGGGTGGGGATGGTTCCCACCGCAGTGGATCCCGTGGGCTACCTGTGCGCGCAGATGCAGCGTCACCATCCGCGGGTCCGGCTGCGGGTTCGGGAGTGCGCCCCGGCCGAGGTCCAGCGCGGCCTCGCGGGTGGTGAGTTCGACGTGGGTGTGACGTATCTGGACACCACGCGCTCTCCGCACGAGGGCCGCGTGTGTCCGCTTTACCACGAGCGGTACGTGGTCCTGGCCCAGGCGGACGGGTGCTTCGCCGGTCGTCTCCACGTCGACTGGGAGGAGCTCGACCAGGTCCCGCTGTGCGTTCCCGCGCACCCGGCCCCGGAACGGGGGGTTCTGGAGGAGACCGCACGCGGCGTCGGTGCTCGCCTCGACGTACGAGCCGAGGTGGGATCGGTGCCCGGCATGCTCGCCTACCTGCGCCATGCCCCGGGGGCCGCCATCGTCGCGGCGTCGTGGCTGGAGGTGCTGTCCCTTCCCGACGACGTGGTCCCGGTCCCGCTGCGCGAACCCGACACCGTCAGTCACGTCGGTGTGGTCGCCGCCCCCCGAGGTCCGGTCCCGGACGTCGCCGAGGAGTTCCTCACCTGCGCCCGCCGCATGACCGCGGGTGCCGCGGTTCCAGCCCCGCGACCGGGAACCGAACCCGGGGGCCCGGTCGGCGACCCCGCCCCCGGCACGGGCGTCTGGCCACCCCGCCAGGGCTGGACGGCCGGCAACCCCTGA